A genome region from Populus alba chromosome 5, ASM523922v2, whole genome shotgun sequence includes the following:
- the LOC118038941 gene encoding ribonucleoside-diphosphate reductase large subunit, whose amino-acid sequence MYVVKRDGRQETVHFDKITARLKKLSYGLSIDHCDPVLVSQKVCAGVYKGVTTSQLDELAAETAAAMTANHPDYASLAARIVVSNLHKNTQKSFSETIKIMYNHFNDKSGLKAALIADDIYEIIMKNSARLDSEIIYDRDFDYDYFGFKTLERSYLLKVQGKVVERPQHMLMRVAVGIHKDDIDSAIKTYHLMSQRWFTHASPTLFNAGTPRPQLSSCFLVCMKDDSIEGIYDTLKECAVISKSAGGIGVSAHNIRATGSYIRGTNGTSNGIVPMLRVFNDTARYVDQGGGKRKGAFAVYLEPWHADVFEFLDLRKNHGKEENRARDLFYALWVPDLFMERVQSNGQWSLFCPNEAPGLADCWGKEFEELYTRYERNGKAKKVVQAQNLWFEILKSQIETGTPYMLFKDTCNRKSNQQNLGTIKSSNLCTEIIEYTSPTETAVCNLASIALPRFVREMGVPVESHPSKLVGSRGFKSRYFDFEKLAEVTGVVTSNLNKIIDVNYYPVETARRSNFRHRPIGIGVQGLADTFILLGMSFDSPEAQKLNKDIFETIYYHALKASSEIAAREGPYETYEGSPVSKGILQPDMWGVTPSNLLWDWDALREMISKNGVRNSLLLAPMPTASTSQILGNNECFEPYTSNIYSRRVLSGEFVVVNKHLLHDLTEMGLWSPALKNKIIYEDGSVHNIPEIPDDLKLIYKTVWEIKQKTLVDMAVDRGCYIDQSQSLNIHMDQPNFGKLTSLHFYAWSKGLKTGMYYLRSRAAADAIKFTVDTSVLQDKKLKADGAAADDDDTKMAQMVCSLANRDDCLACGS is encoded by the exons ATGTATGTGGTGAAGAGAGATGGGAGGCAAGAGACTGTCCACTTCGACAAGATCACTGCTAGACTGAAGAAGCTTAGCTATGGCCTTAGCATTGACCACTGTGACCCCGTCTTGGTGTCTCAGAAGGTCTGTGCTGGTGTCTACAAAGGTGTCACCACTAGCCAACTTGATGAATTGGCTGCTGAGACGGCCGCTGCTATGACTGCCAATCATCCTGATTATGCCTCC TTGGCTGCCAGGATTGTTGTTTCAAACCTGCATAAGAACACTCAGAAATCATTTTCTGAGAC GATCAAAATTATGTATAAccattttaatgataaatctgGACTGAAGGCTGCTTTGATCGCTGATGATATTTATGAAATAATCATGAAG AATTCTGCTCGCTTGGACTCTGAGATCATCTATGATCGGGACTTTGACTATGATTACTTTGGGTTCAAGACACTTGAAAGATCCTACCTCCTGAAGGTCCAAGGAAAGGTTGTGGAAAGGCCTCAGCACATGCTGATGAGGGTTGCTGTTGGAATTCACAAAGATGATATTGATTCAGCTATCAAAACGTACCATTTGATGTCTCAGCGATGGTTCACTCATGCTTCTCCCACCCTTTTCAATGCTGGAACACCAAGACCTCAA TTGAGCAGCTGCTTCTTGGTGTGCATGAAAGATGATAGTATTGAAGGAATATATGATACATTGAAGGAGTGTGCTGTTATCAGTAAATCAGCAGGAGGAATCGGTGTATCTGCCCACAACATCCGTGCCACTGGAAGTTATATTCGTGGGACAAATGGGACATCTAATGGCATTGTTCCAATGTTGAGGGTGTTCAATGATACCGCCCGCTATGTTGATCAAGGAGGAGGCAAGAGGAAAG GTGCTTTTGCTGTGTATTTGGAGCCATGGCATGCTGATGTATTTGAGTTTTTGGATCTTAGGAAAAACCATGGAAAG gaAGAAAACCGTGCTCGGGATTTATTCTATGCTCTGTGGGTTCCTGATCTCTTTATGGAGAGAGTTCAAAGCAACGGGCAATGGTCATTGTTTTGCCCTAATGAGGCTCCAGGTTTGGCAGATTGTTGGGGCAAAGAGTTTGAGGAACTATACACCCGATATGAAAGAAAT GGCAAAGCCAAGAAGGTTGTCCAGGCACAAAACCTCTGGTTTGAGATCTTGAAATCCCAGATAGAGACTGGGACCCCCTATATGCTTTTCAAG GATACTTGCAATAGGAAAAGCAACCAACAAAACCTGGGTACTATAAAATCTTCAAATTTGTGCACTGAGATAATTGAATACACAAGCCCAACGGAAACTGCTGTCTGCAATCTGGCTTCAATTGCTCTACCACGATTTGTGAGAGAGATG GGAGTTCCTGTGGAGTCTCATCCATCTAAACTTGTTGGGAGTAGAGGTTTCAAGAGTAGATATTTTGACTTTGAGAAACTAGCTGAG GTTACAGGAGTGGTTACATCCAAtcttaacaaaataattgaTGTGAATTACTACCCAGTTGAAACTGCTAGGAGGTCAAATTTCCGACACAGACCCATTGGCATTGGAGTTCAAGGTCTTGCAGATACCTTCATCCTGCTCGGAATGTCATTTGACTCACCAGAG GCTCAAAAGCTGAATAAGGACATATTTGAAACCATTTATTACCATGCCCTGAAAGCATCTTCTGAGATTGCTGCAAGAGAAGGTCCCTATGAAACATATGAAGGAAGTCCTGTGAGCAAG GGAATTCTGCAGCCGGACATGTGGGGTGTAACGCCTTCAAATCTGTTGTGGGACTGGGATGCCTTAAGGGAAATGATATCTAAGAATGGGGTTAGAAATTCACTTCTTTTGGCACCAATGCCAACAGCTTCAACCAGCCAGATTCTTGGAAACAACGAATGCTTTGAGCCATATACTTCAAACATTTATAGTCGAAGAGTTCTAAG TGGTGAATTTGTTGTGGTCAACAAACATCTTCTTCATGACTTGACTGAGATGGGCCTCTGGTCTCCTGCTCTGAAGAACAAAATAATCTATGAAGATGGCTCTGTCCACAACATTCCAGAAATCCCAGATGATCTGAAGCttatatacaa GACTGTTTGGGAGATCAAGCAAAAGACATTGGTTGATATGGCTGTTGATCGAGGATGCTACATAGATCAGAGTCAAAGTCTTAATATACACATGGACCAACCCAATTTTGGAAAACTAACTTCCCTACACTTTTATGCATGGTCAAAG GGTCTAAAGACAGGGATGTATTATCTACGATCACGTGCTGCAGCTGATGCCATCAAGTTCACTGTTGATACTTCTGTTCTTCAA GATAAGAAGCTGAAAGCGGATGGTGCTGctgctgatgatgatgataccaAGATGGCTCAAATGGTTTGCTCCCTTGCAAACCGTGATGACTGCTTGGCCTGTGGAAGTTGA